The following are from one region of the Oryzias latipes chromosome 12, ASM223467v1 genome:
- the LOC101166318 gene encoding septin-5: protein MTSSSRYRSRAPRSDDGEDKEYVGFATLPNQLHRKSVKKGFDFTLLVAGEAGLGKSTLVNSLFLTDLYKERKLLNAEERIKQTVEITKRTVDIEEKGVKLKLTIVDTPGVGDAVNNTQCWRPVTDYIDQQFEQYFRDESGLNRKNIQDNRVHCCLYFISPFGQGLRPIDVEFMKALQDKANVVPVIAKADCLTPLEIKKLKERVREEIDKYGIKIYQFPDCDSDEDEESKQQDRELKESIPFAVIGGNTVIEVRGQRVRGRLYPWGVVEVENPSHCDFVKLRNMLIRTHMHDLKDTTNDLHYENYRAQAIQNMTSKMNADKRVESPIPILPLSTPDAETEKLIKMKDEELRRMQQMLQKMQQQMHEQDL from the exons ATGACGTCCAGCAGCAGGTACCGGAGCCGCGCGCCTCGTTCGG ATGATGGGGAG gatAAAGAATATGTCGGCTTTGCGACTCTGCCCAACCAGCTGCACAGGAAGTCGGTCAAAAAAGGCTTCGACTTCACGCTCTTGGTGGcag GCGAGGCGGGTTTGGGGAAATCCACACTGGTCAACAGCCTCTTCCTCACCGACTTGTACAAGGAGAGGAAGCTGCTGAACGCTGAGG AGCGCATCAAACAGACGGTGGAGATCACCAAGCGCACGGTGGACATCGAGGAGAAGGGCGTGAAGCTGAAGCTCACCATCGTGGACACCCCCGGCGTTGGAGACGCCGTCAACAACACGCAGTG CTGGAGGCCGGTCACAGACTATATCGACCAGCAGTTCGAGCAGTACTTCAGGGACGAGAGCGGCCTGAACAGGAAGAACATCCAGGACAACAGAGTCCACTGCTGTCTGTACTTCATCTCCCCGTTTGGACAGGG GCTTCGTCCGATCGACGTGGAGTTCATGAAGGCCCTCCAGGATAAAGCCAATGTGGTTCCAGTCATCGCCAAAGCCGACTGCCTCACTCCCCTGGagataaaaaaactcaaagagcGG GTCAGGGAGGAGATCGATAAGTACGGCATCAAGATATATCAGTTTCCTGACTGTGACTCAGATGAAGACGAGGAGTCCAAGCAGCAAGACAGAGAGCTGAAG gagAGCATCCCATTTGCCGTGATCGGCGGGAACACAGTGATTGAGGTTCGAGGTCAGAGAGTGAGAGGGCGTCTGTACCCGTGGGGCGTGGTGGAGG TGGAAAACCCGTCCCACTGCGACTTCGTCAAGCTGAGGAACATGCTGATAAGAACGCACATGCACGACCTGAAGGACACCACCAACGACCTCCACTACGAGAACTACCGAGCTCAGGCCATCCAGAACATGACCAG TAAGATGAATGCAGACAAACGGGTTGAGAGTCCGATTCCCATCCTGCCACTGTCCACGCCAGACGCGGAGACCGAGAAGCTCATCAAGATGAAGGATGAGGAG CTGCGGAGGATGCAGCAGATGCTTCagaagatgcagcagcagatgcacgAGCAGGACCTGTGA